The Xiphophorus maculatus strain JP 163 A chromosome 21, X_maculatus-5.0-male, whole genome shotgun sequence genome window below encodes:
- the LOC102219853 gene encoding pleckstrin homology-like domain family B member 1 isoform X2, which translates to MTEVANCASVMEAEMMFKPESDQMCPPEPKSPPLDLIDTGKGLKVQTATPHLVSLGSGRLSVAITLLPLKEGVTRIGREDAPVPQDITIEGPGIEAEHCHIINEGGVVTLDPCGHLCSLDGVQVTVPTPLTQGYSLCLGKSYYFRFNHPAEASRMKSMLPQKSPVSALAYNTDYLKFSSDYSHAVGGSGSARGMRSASELRDLMDTLQRKKIALENSLRANGNANHSYFSVTQSPPTTPTSSPAMSSSAYQGTYQEQARRFYSSDRPPVSLKSGSHPPPGRRSDPLTSSRGSVSRSQDNRGISDSRRLNNPGSSPLLSTWNGGGSSTSVASSDNVHLSLPPSSTSRAPSAGGAASMPSSPRLGRRTYGNQDPSPTIRTRKYSAGSLSGLMTGGHSRSLPRLCPSPSPRGESSGMLHLSTLPQRQANMNGSYKIGKESFSHNPNANPEYSHSSTNSFQQVSNKNHIQTNTQGEGVVSISLSSPKNSSSSTYSTTAPPDVTIPSKAGGSSSPRVAKKLSLTSTSSMGSISSTKSSHPEEEFNCTQGVSGVIERSLGEDGQVGSLEMGLGETRASFGKAGTDHGTGFGERRQSFGKAGVAPPGGFRERRGSISSLSGKEELTDYHHRQKEERLREQEVERLERQRLETILSLCSELGRAERDGGGPAPNSTSAVADLQKINQELEKLQVNDDDDDTPSVFSDSSAVNGIPGSGHMTSPGSENGYFDDDLQMRQRCSSGHRDYRAESPAVSLRSFAPSPSSRSLRTNESAEDSASCLGQDSMPSEEEVRRAEEERIQVLNNIEELEQKIKDLDNQMEESAREVEVERALVEAEQESEVDALQREKEALDELHSKMEDLETKSQQEKEKDCEVLEAETKRFEDLEFQQLEKESRQDEEKETHTQELLREVADYQRSTVTRKERLLALKKQAEQITEQAQREKESFLKERSNLEVMLRREKESLSTLERKYADLTGGRSFSLREGYVTVSEINELYSQLGQDPNPASAPALVKMTPESEVNLSPEEDSTKPTEDELCHSSLSADCHCSSSSSSSSPSSSSSAHVNARPLPKTPSVHWPENMVTYRDPSPLPDSPPPPLPVKNHHQRHRQHFRLLEERKRSERESGSHLSDTLPRKKNIPTLNTQYTCSTLGRSYQTKSHQPLVQSSSCGSILPRILSLSSKETESRRLQKGQSGSRAASQTNVYLDAFGYRENQAFDTLSVDSSDSIETSISACSPDNVSSASTSNMARLEEMERLLREAQAEKNRLLEHKEREMEMRKQALEEERRRREDLERRLQEETSRRQKLIDREVKMREKQRAQSRPLTRYLPVRKDDFDLRAHIESAGHNTDTCFHLSISEKTCRGYLIKMGGKIKTWKKRWFVFDRNRRTLSYYADKHEAKLKGVIYFQAIEEVYYDHLKSAHKSPNPSLTFSVKTHDRVYYMVAPSPEAMRIWMDVIVTGAEGYTQFMV; encoded by the exons GATATTCCCTGTGTCTGGGTAAGTCCTACTACTTCCGATTCAACCATCCTGCAGAGGCCAGCAGAATGAAGAGCATGCTTCCACAAAAGAGCCCAGTGTCAGCTTTAGCCTACAACACAG ATTATCTAAAGTTCAGCAGTGACTACAGTCATGCAGTCGGAGGCAGCGGTAGCGCTAGAGGGATGCGATCAGCCTCTGAGCTCCGGGATTTGATGGACACCCTGCAACGCAAGAAAATAGCCCTGGAAAACAGCCTGAGAGCCAATGGGAATGCTAACCACTCCTATTTTAGTGTCACACAG TCTCCTCCCACCACACCCACTTCCAGTCCTGCCATGTCTTCATCAGCCTATCAGGGCACCTATCAGGAACAGGCAAGGCGTTTCTACAGCTCTGATCGTCCACCCGTCTCTTTGAAATCTGGTTCCCATCCTCCCCCTGGACGGCGGTCCGACCCTTTGACCTCCTCTCGTGGTTCTGTCAGCCGCAGTCAGGACAACCGTGGCATCTCAGACAGTCGACGACTGAACAATCCAGGCTCCTCCCCTTTATTGTCCACATGGAACGGCGGAGGTTCTTCCACTTCTGTTGCCAGTAGCGATAACGTTCacctctctcttcctccctcctctaCATCCCGCGCTCCGTCAGCGGGAGGTGCTGCCAGCATGCCTTCAAGCCCGCGATTGGGTCGGCGTACCTATGGGAACCAAGATCCATCACCCACCATTCGAACCAGGAAATATTCAGCCGGGTCACTCAGCGGCCTTATGACTGGAGGACATAGCCGATCACTGCCCCGTCTTTGTCCTTCCCCTTCTCCTCGAGGTGAAAGCAGTGGAATGCTGCACTTATCGACGCTCCCACAGAGACAGGCCAATATGAATGGGAGTTACAAAATAGGCAAGGAGTCTTTCAGCCACAATCCAAATGCCAACCCTGAATACAGCCACAGCTCCACTAACTCATTCCAGCAAGTATCTAACAAGAATCACATCCAGACCAATACTCAGGGTGAAGGCGTTGTGTCTATTTCTCTTTCCTCCCCTAAAAACTCGTCCTCCTCCACTTATTCCACTACTGCCCCACCAGATGTGACAATCCCATCCAAAGCAGGGGGCTCTTCTTCTCCAAGAGTTGCCAAAAAACTCAGCCTAACCTCCACCAGCTCAATGGGCTCAATCAGCTCCACAAAATCCAGCCATCCTGAAGAAGAATTTAACTGCACCCAAGGAGTGTCTGGAGTTATTGAGAGGTCCTTGGGGGAAGATGGACAAGTTGGAAGCCTGGAGATGGGACTTGGGGAAACAAGGGCTTCATTTGGGAAGGCGGGGACGGATCATGGGACGGGCTTTGGTGAGAGAAGACAGTCGTTTGGAAAAGCAGGAGTGGCTCCACCTGGGGGTTTTAGGGAAAGAAGGGGAAGTATTAGCTCTCTTAGTGGGAAGGAAGAATTGACGGATTATCACCATAGACAGAAAGAGGAGCGACTTCGTGAGCAGGAGGTGGAGAGACTG GAGCGACAGCGTCTAGAAACCATCCTGTCTCTTTGCTCGGAACTCGGGCGTGCCGAAAGGGACGGAGGGGGGCCGGCACCGAATTCCACGTCGGCGGTTGCGGATCTCCAGAAGATCAACCAGGAGCTAGAGAAGCTCCAAGTGAACGATGATGATGACGACACGCCGTCCGTGTTTTCAGACTCTTCAGCTGTTAACGGGATTCCAGGGAGCGGTCACATGACCTCCCCGGGATCAGAGAACGGTTACTTTGACGACGACCTGCAGATGCGGCAGAGGTGCAGCAGCGGACACAGAGACTACAGGGCCGAATCGCCGGCAGTCAGCCTACGAAGCTTTGCTCCATCACCCTCTTCAAGATCTCTGAGGACGAATGAG TCTGCAGAGGATTCAGCTTCCTGCCTAGGGCAAGACTCAATGCCTTCAGAGGAGGAAGTGAGGCGTGCAGAGGAGGAGAGAATTCAGGTGTTGAACAACATTGAGGAGCTGGAGCAAAAAATCAAGGACCTGGACAACCAAATGGAGGAATCTGCCCGAGAG GTGGAAGTCGAGCGAGCGCTGGTCGAAGCGGAGCAAGAGTCAGAAGTAGATGCTCTGCAGCGGGAGAAAGAAGCTTTAGATGAACTTCACAGCAAGATGGAAGACCTGGAGACAAAGTCccaacaggaaaaagaaaag GACTGTGAGGTACTTGAGGCAGAGACAAAGCGCTTCGAGGACCTGGAGTTCCAGCAGCTGGAAAAGGAGAGCAGGCAGGACGAGGAGAAGGAGACCCATACACAAGAACTTCTCCGAGAGGTTGCCGACTACCAGCGCAGCACCGTCACTCGCAAG GAGCGACTCTTAGCTCTGAAGAAGCAAGCAGAGCAGATAACGGAGCAGGctcagagagaaaaggagagcTTTCTGAAGGAGAGGAGCAACCTTGAAGTGATGCTGCGAAGA gaAAAGGAAAGCCTTTCAACACTGGAAAGAAAATACGCTGACCTCACTGGTGGCCGGAGTTTCTCTCTAAGAGAG GGCTATGTCACTGTCAGTGAAATCAATGAGCTTTACTCACAGCTTGGGCAGGATCCTAACCCTGCCTCTGCCCCTGCTCTGGTCAAAATGACCCCCGAGTCTGAGGTAAACCTTTCCCCGGAGGAAGACTCCACAAAGCCAACGGAGGACGAG ctctGTCACTCTTCTTTATCAGCCGACTGTcactgctcttcctcctcctcctcttcttctccttcttcttcttcttctgcccaCGTCAATGCTCGTCCCCTCCCAAAAACTCCCTCTGTGCACTGGCCAGAGAACATGGTAACTTATCGAGACCCCTCCCCTCTTCCCGACTCTCCCCCACCTCCTCTTCCTGTCAAAAACCATCATCAGCGACACAGGCAG CATTTCCGTTTGCTGGAAGAGAGAAAGCGCTCTGAAAGGGAAAGTGGTTCACATCTAAGTGATACTTTACCCAGGAAGAAGAACATTCCCACTCTGAATACCCAGTACACATGCTCAACACTTGGGCGCAGCTATCAAACAAAG TCCCACCAGCCTCTGGTACAAAGCTCAAGTTGTGGCAGTATTCTTCCCAGAATCCTCTCTCTGTCCAGCAAGGAGACTGAATCTCGTCGTCTACAGAAAG GTCAGTCTGGCTCCCGAGCGGCTTCCCAGACTAATGTCTACCTCGATGCCTTCGGGTACCGTGAAAACCAGGCCTTTGACACGTTGAGTGTGGACAGCAGTGACTCCATCGAAACCAGCATCTCAGCTTGTTCGCCTGACAATGTCTCCAG CGCCAGTACTTCAAACATGGCCCGGCTAGAGGAGATGGAGCGCCTGCTGAGGGAGGCACAGGCTGAGAAGAACCGCCTCCTGGAACACAAG GAACGAGAAATGGAGATGCGCAAGCAGGCCttggaagaggagaggagaaggagagaggaCCTGGAAAGAAGACTACAGGAGGAGACAAGCAGACGTCAGAAACTCATCGATCGTGAAGTGAAGatgagagagaaacaaaggGCACAG TCCCGGCCGCTGACTCGCTACCTGCCGGTGAGGAAGGACGACTTTGACCTGCGGGCTCACATTGAGTCAGCGGGTCACAACACAGACACCTGCTTCCACTTATCCATCTCGGAAAAGACTTGCCGAGGCTACCTGATCAAGATGGGAGGCAAGATCAAAACATGGAAGAAACGCTGGTTTGTCTTTGACCGCAACCGTCGCACTTTGTCCTACTATGCAG ACAAACATGAGGCTAAGCTGAAAGGTGTGATTTACTTTCAAGCTATTGAAGAGGTGTATTATGACCATTTGAAAAGTGCACACAAG aGCCCGAACCCCTCCCTGACCTTCAGCGTTAAGACTCATGACAGGGTGTACTACATGGTGGCCCCCTCTCCCGAGGCCATGAGGATCTGGATGGATGTGATCGTCACCGGGGCAGAAGGATACACACAGTTCATGGTGTAG
- the LOC102219853 gene encoding pleckstrin homology-like domain family B member 2 isoform X1 produces MTEVANCASVMEAEMMFKPESDQMCPPEPKSPPLDLIDTGKGLKVQTATPHLVSLGSGRLSVAITLLPLKEGVTRIGREDAPVPQDITIEGPGIEAEHCHIINEGGVVTLDPCGHLCSLDGVQVTVPTPLTQGYSLCLGKSYYFRFNHPAEASRMKSMLPQKSPVSALAYNTDYLKFSSDYSHAVGGSGSARGMRSASELRDLMDTLQRKKIALENSLRANGNANHSYFSVTQSPPTTPTSSPAMSSSAYQGTYQEQARRFYSSDRPPVSLKSGSHPPPGRRSDPLTSSRGSVSRSQDNRGISDSRRLNNPGSSPLLSTWNGGGSSTSVASSDNVHLSLPPSSTSRAPSAGGAASMPSSPRLGRRTYGNQDPSPTIRTRKYSAGSLSGLMTGGHSRSLPRLCPSPSPRGESSGMLHLSTLPQRQANMNGSYKIGKESFSHNPNANPEYSHSSTNSFQQVSNKNHIQTNTQGEGVVSISLSSPKNSSSSTYSTTAPPDVTIPSKAGGSSSPRVAKKLSLTSTSSMGSISSTKSSHPEEEFNCTQGVSGVIERSLGEDGQVGSLEMGLGETRASFGKAGTDHGTGFGERRQSFGKAGVAPPGGFRERRGSISSLSGKEELTDYHHRQKEERLREQEVERLERQRLETILSLCSELGRAERDGGGPAPNSTSAVADLQKINQELEKLQVNDDDDDTPSVFSDSSAVNGIPGSGHMTSPGSENGYFDDDLQMRQRCSSGHRDYRAESPAVSLRSFAPSPSSRSLRTNESAEDSASCLGQDSMPSEEEVRRAEEERIQVLNNIEELEQKIKDLDNQMEESAREVEVERALVEAEQESEVDALQREKEALDELHSKMEDLETKSQQEKEKACELLQAERDRVERLAQIVCEQRSQLDSCPEATKEPLQEQLARDCEVLEAETKRFEDLEFQQLEKESRQDEEKETHTQELLREVADYQRSTVTRKERLLALKKQAEQITEQAQREKESFLKERSNLEVMLRREKESLSTLERKYADLTGGRSFSLREGYVTVSEINELYSQLGQDPNPASAPALVKMTPESEVNLSPEEDSTKPTEDELCHSSLSADCHCSSSSSSSSPSSSSSAHVNARPLPKTPSVHWPENMVTYRDPSPLPDSPPPPLPVKNHHQRHRQHFRLLEERKRSERESGSHLSDTLPRKKNIPTLNTQYTCSTLGRSYQTKSHQPLVQSSSCGSILPRILSLSSKETESRRLQKGQSGSRAASQTNVYLDAFGYRENQAFDTLSVDSSDSIETSISACSPDNVSSASTSNMARLEEMERLLREAQAEKNRLLEHKEREMEMRKQALEEERRRREDLERRLQEETSRRQKLIDREVKMREKQRAQSRPLTRYLPVRKDDFDLRAHIESAGHNTDTCFHLSISEKTCRGYLIKMGGKIKTWKKRWFVFDRNRRTLSYYADKHEAKLKGVIYFQAIEEVYYDHLKSAHKSPNPSLTFSVKTHDRVYYMVAPSPEAMRIWMDVIVTGAEGYTQFMV; encoded by the exons GATATTCCCTGTGTCTGGGTAAGTCCTACTACTTCCGATTCAACCATCCTGCAGAGGCCAGCAGAATGAAGAGCATGCTTCCACAAAAGAGCCCAGTGTCAGCTTTAGCCTACAACACAG ATTATCTAAAGTTCAGCAGTGACTACAGTCATGCAGTCGGAGGCAGCGGTAGCGCTAGAGGGATGCGATCAGCCTCTGAGCTCCGGGATTTGATGGACACCCTGCAACGCAAGAAAATAGCCCTGGAAAACAGCCTGAGAGCCAATGGGAATGCTAACCACTCCTATTTTAGTGTCACACAG TCTCCTCCCACCACACCCACTTCCAGTCCTGCCATGTCTTCATCAGCCTATCAGGGCACCTATCAGGAACAGGCAAGGCGTTTCTACAGCTCTGATCGTCCACCCGTCTCTTTGAAATCTGGTTCCCATCCTCCCCCTGGACGGCGGTCCGACCCTTTGACCTCCTCTCGTGGTTCTGTCAGCCGCAGTCAGGACAACCGTGGCATCTCAGACAGTCGACGACTGAACAATCCAGGCTCCTCCCCTTTATTGTCCACATGGAACGGCGGAGGTTCTTCCACTTCTGTTGCCAGTAGCGATAACGTTCacctctctcttcctccctcctctaCATCCCGCGCTCCGTCAGCGGGAGGTGCTGCCAGCATGCCTTCAAGCCCGCGATTGGGTCGGCGTACCTATGGGAACCAAGATCCATCACCCACCATTCGAACCAGGAAATATTCAGCCGGGTCACTCAGCGGCCTTATGACTGGAGGACATAGCCGATCACTGCCCCGTCTTTGTCCTTCCCCTTCTCCTCGAGGTGAAAGCAGTGGAATGCTGCACTTATCGACGCTCCCACAGAGACAGGCCAATATGAATGGGAGTTACAAAATAGGCAAGGAGTCTTTCAGCCACAATCCAAATGCCAACCCTGAATACAGCCACAGCTCCACTAACTCATTCCAGCAAGTATCTAACAAGAATCACATCCAGACCAATACTCAGGGTGAAGGCGTTGTGTCTATTTCTCTTTCCTCCCCTAAAAACTCGTCCTCCTCCACTTATTCCACTACTGCCCCACCAGATGTGACAATCCCATCCAAAGCAGGGGGCTCTTCTTCTCCAAGAGTTGCCAAAAAACTCAGCCTAACCTCCACCAGCTCAATGGGCTCAATCAGCTCCACAAAATCCAGCCATCCTGAAGAAGAATTTAACTGCACCCAAGGAGTGTCTGGAGTTATTGAGAGGTCCTTGGGGGAAGATGGACAAGTTGGAAGCCTGGAGATGGGACTTGGGGAAACAAGGGCTTCATTTGGGAAGGCGGGGACGGATCATGGGACGGGCTTTGGTGAGAGAAGACAGTCGTTTGGAAAAGCAGGAGTGGCTCCACCTGGGGGTTTTAGGGAAAGAAGGGGAAGTATTAGCTCTCTTAGTGGGAAGGAAGAATTGACGGATTATCACCATAGACAGAAAGAGGAGCGACTTCGTGAGCAGGAGGTGGAGAGACTG GAGCGACAGCGTCTAGAAACCATCCTGTCTCTTTGCTCGGAACTCGGGCGTGCCGAAAGGGACGGAGGGGGGCCGGCACCGAATTCCACGTCGGCGGTTGCGGATCTCCAGAAGATCAACCAGGAGCTAGAGAAGCTCCAAGTGAACGATGATGATGACGACACGCCGTCCGTGTTTTCAGACTCTTCAGCTGTTAACGGGATTCCAGGGAGCGGTCACATGACCTCCCCGGGATCAGAGAACGGTTACTTTGACGACGACCTGCAGATGCGGCAGAGGTGCAGCAGCGGACACAGAGACTACAGGGCCGAATCGCCGGCAGTCAGCCTACGAAGCTTTGCTCCATCACCCTCTTCAAGATCTCTGAGGACGAATGAG TCTGCAGAGGATTCAGCTTCCTGCCTAGGGCAAGACTCAATGCCTTCAGAGGAGGAAGTGAGGCGTGCAGAGGAGGAGAGAATTCAGGTGTTGAACAACATTGAGGAGCTGGAGCAAAAAATCAAGGACCTGGACAACCAAATGGAGGAATCTGCCCGAGAG GTGGAAGTCGAGCGAGCGCTGGTCGAAGCGGAGCAAGAGTCAGAAGTAGATGCTCTGCAGCGGGAGAAAGAAGCTTTAGATGAACTTCACAGCAAGATGGAAGACCTGGAGACAAAGTCccaacaggaaaaagaaaag GCGTGTGAGTTGCTGCAGGCAGAAAGGGACAGAGTAGAGAGGTTGGCTCAGATTGTGTGTGAGCAGCGCTCCCAGCTGGACAGCTGCCCTGAAGCCACCAAGGAGCCCCTACAGGAGCAGCTAGCCAGG GACTGTGAGGTACTTGAGGCAGAGACAAAGCGCTTCGAGGACCTGGAGTTCCAGCAGCTGGAAAAGGAGAGCAGGCAGGACGAGGAGAAGGAGACCCATACACAAGAACTTCTCCGAGAGGTTGCCGACTACCAGCGCAGCACCGTCACTCGCAAG GAGCGACTCTTAGCTCTGAAGAAGCAAGCAGAGCAGATAACGGAGCAGGctcagagagaaaaggagagcTTTCTGAAGGAGAGGAGCAACCTTGAAGTGATGCTGCGAAGA gaAAAGGAAAGCCTTTCAACACTGGAAAGAAAATACGCTGACCTCACTGGTGGCCGGAGTTTCTCTCTAAGAGAG GGCTATGTCACTGTCAGTGAAATCAATGAGCTTTACTCACAGCTTGGGCAGGATCCTAACCCTGCCTCTGCCCCTGCTCTGGTCAAAATGACCCCCGAGTCTGAGGTAAACCTTTCCCCGGAGGAAGACTCCACAAAGCCAACGGAGGACGAG ctctGTCACTCTTCTTTATCAGCCGACTGTcactgctcttcctcctcctcctcttcttctccttcttcttcttcttctgcccaCGTCAATGCTCGTCCCCTCCCAAAAACTCCCTCTGTGCACTGGCCAGAGAACATGGTAACTTATCGAGACCCCTCCCCTCTTCCCGACTCTCCCCCACCTCCTCTTCCTGTCAAAAACCATCATCAGCGACACAGGCAG CATTTCCGTTTGCTGGAAGAGAGAAAGCGCTCTGAAAGGGAAAGTGGTTCACATCTAAGTGATACTTTACCCAGGAAGAAGAACATTCCCACTCTGAATACCCAGTACACATGCTCAACACTTGGGCGCAGCTATCAAACAAAG TCCCACCAGCCTCTGGTACAAAGCTCAAGTTGTGGCAGTATTCTTCCCAGAATCCTCTCTCTGTCCAGCAAGGAGACTGAATCTCGTCGTCTACAGAAAG GTCAGTCTGGCTCCCGAGCGGCTTCCCAGACTAATGTCTACCTCGATGCCTTCGGGTACCGTGAAAACCAGGCCTTTGACACGTTGAGTGTGGACAGCAGTGACTCCATCGAAACCAGCATCTCAGCTTGTTCGCCTGACAATGTCTCCAG CGCCAGTACTTCAAACATGGCCCGGCTAGAGGAGATGGAGCGCCTGCTGAGGGAGGCACAGGCTGAGAAGAACCGCCTCCTGGAACACAAG GAACGAGAAATGGAGATGCGCAAGCAGGCCttggaagaggagaggagaaggagagaggaCCTGGAAAGAAGACTACAGGAGGAGACAAGCAGACGTCAGAAACTCATCGATCGTGAAGTGAAGatgagagagaaacaaaggGCACAG TCCCGGCCGCTGACTCGCTACCTGCCGGTGAGGAAGGACGACTTTGACCTGCGGGCTCACATTGAGTCAGCGGGTCACAACACAGACACCTGCTTCCACTTATCCATCTCGGAAAAGACTTGCCGAGGCTACCTGATCAAGATGGGAGGCAAGATCAAAACATGGAAGAAACGCTGGTTTGTCTTTGACCGCAACCGTCGCACTTTGTCCTACTATGCAG ACAAACATGAGGCTAAGCTGAAAGGTGTGATTTACTTTCAAGCTATTGAAGAGGTGTATTATGACCATTTGAAAAGTGCACACAAG aGCCCGAACCCCTCCCTGACCTTCAGCGTTAAGACTCATGACAGGGTGTACTACATGGTGGCCCCCTCTCCCGAGGCCATGAGGATCTGGATGGATGTGATCGTCACCGGGGCAGAAGGATACACACAGTTCATGGTGTAG